The DNA window TGTGTGATTCAATCATTTTCTTGATGATCTTGCATTTGACATTGCTgtgattaatttgaaattctCACTATTGTGTTGAATGAGGACAGTTTGGTTTATAAGTAAAGAGTTACTTAATAAtgaaagttattatattaaaatcagtttgtgatttttgtaaaattaatgAGAAAAGTTAAGGGGCACCTTATGGTGCCAAACACCATAACATGTGccatattgttattattagtttattagtataaattaatattGGATCCcacacaatttaatttaataaaaaatataaaaaactgcTAATCAATCGCAACGTGCCACATCAATATAGTGTTAGACACTATATGATAACTAATAGCAATGTTCTATCTCAGTTACATGTGACAATTATTAGTTTATCAAAAACATGACTATATCCCTTGTTCTACTACTGATCTTGATGGTGATGATATTGAGAAAGAGAAACACATTGTCTCTTCTTTCAATATCAAATTAttagtttataaaaaaaaatgaaaaaaaagcttatttcaaattttaccCTAAACCGCTAATGTTTGGTGGTAGGGGAATGCAAACCCCTTCTTTACGTGAAGAAGTTTCTCTTTTATAATCTCtctcattatcatcatcgaaaTCTCGAGCATCAAATTTAAGGGGTTCTTGAGAAGTATTAGCTTGTCTAATATCGTTAAAGAATTTCGACACTCTTTCAAGAAGTTCTTCTTGTGTTATACATGATGGAGGTATGGCAGTTGGGATGTCCGAAGGACTCATGGAAGAGTAGGGCACTCCACTACCAATTTGTGTCTTTTTGACCATTCCCGGAATTAGACCAGGTGGGAATGAAGGATATGGTGACACTTTTTTAACGTCATTCATAGCTTGACATGGCAATAAAGGAACTGAATTTGGAAGAAATTGCTTAGATGCAACCGATGATGGCATGTTTTGGCAACTTAATGGTCCAACAAAAGAATTAGTCACCAAAGCTGTTCCTCTTGTCCATAGCCAAAGCTTATAACGATAGTAACCGTGGCCATCCCCACCAAACAAAAACGCGTAATCAAGATTAAATTGTTGCTTTTCTCGTATCATGTCTTCAAATGTAGGCCCATTTTTTACGACATACTCAACCAATTTATCAATTCGCTTGTGAAGCTCGGGGTTTGAAGGTGGATGAGGCGGAGCAACAAGTGGAAGACCTATGTGGGGATGTTGTGATGGTGTGTGGGGATGAACTTGGTAAGGGAATTGTTGCATTGGCCGGTGCGGGGGAATGAAAAGTGGTAGTTGTTGCTGCTGAGGAGGGTATTGAAaccgttgttgttgttgttgttgttgtattGGCTGCGGGGGAATGAGAAGTGGTAAATGTTGCTGCTGAGGAGGGTATTGAAaccgttgttgttgttgttgttgttgttgttgttgttgttgttgttgttgtattGGTGGGTGCGGGGGAATGAGAAGTGGTAAATGTTGCTGCTGAGGAGGGTATTGAAaccgttgttgttgttgttgttgttgttgttgttgttgttgctgataTGTCATGGCATATGTCGCGGTGTAATAATCATGTGCTCGTTGATCCATCTTCAACGTTAGTGTTACTCAAATAAATTGATCTCCAAAAACTTTGGAGCTTGTTAAGTTCCTATGTCACCCAAATCTagcttttattaaaaaaaggaAATCAAAATAtagcttttatatatatattataaactgtaaaaataaattaaaaactaagCTATGGATAAATTTTTTCCAAATAAGAAAAAGAAGCTTAATATCGATGCCAGTTTTGTTTTTTCACTTTCAACtgtggtatataattatatatattaagatttTGAtattactaaatatatatagttgttGTAATTTTAGATTTATtaggattttatttatttattttgaaaggaattaggattttatttttaatcatttaaaaaaatatatttttatttagtttaaaaattcaatGCAAAAAGATTTAATTGCTACGCAATAGAATTTTAGAAAAAGTCTTACTtgctaaattaattataattttattagattttttaattgatttattttgaaaggattttttttaatgtaattgaataactgttGAATAcgttaattgatttttttaagcAGGTTAAATCGAAATTCAAATACCAACTTAAACTTTTTGCCTATATAAGTAAagattttaatttctttttgagataaaaagattttaaatttgaaagttagaaaatcattttcttttaatcacattaatttaaaattccctaaaaaaagattattttaaaatattattaataaaattaatttcaaaatgataAAACTTAAAATCTGTTGTGTGAATTAATAAGGCCAATTTCAATTTGAATATTAGTAggaataggaaaaaaaaaatatatcatgaTGATATGATCTTGTTCCTCCACATTAGTAGTATTATTTCACAAGATTTCAAATTTGATAATCTTGTGAAATGTAGTATTGTAAAGTTTTTTACCATCATTTTTGGCATAATTTTTGCAGCAATATTGGTGATATGGGGCATTTACATGTTAACGTCGGCACAAAATATGGTATATTTGCCTACCGTCTCAGTCACAACATTAGTCACGACAATCAACGATGACACCGACATATCCATACTAGAGTCGAGACTAAAAACAGTACTACTGTTCTAGAATAAATATATAGTCACTAGGCAAATAATATAACGCTAGCTAGCTTGATGTTTTTACGGGTGATCATATATTGATACGAAGTTTAGAAAGTTAGGGTTTTTGTATGTTGACTTTGCGTTGACTTTGGTACTGAAACTACGTAAATATGAATGGTAACTGGTAACTGGGTTAAAGGAAGTGTAGTGATCATATGAATGGTAACTGGGTTTGCACTAGTACTCATGGCTCGTATATATGGATATTGGTATGAACAAGTTGGGATAGAAACAATCTATTATGGATTCAATTTTCTACTGATTATCATTTTCGTTGTTGTCGTGATTGTGGATCAAATTGCTAAAAGAATTTGTCAAAAATTACTTTATATGATTTtgagtactagttattatttaacacttttaaataatattagatTGATAATATGTTTTAATGATGATAATTTTCTTATACAAtataatgtttaatttattttgaaaacaaGAACTTCTTTGCTAATAAAACAAAGTTGGccgaagatattttttttaatgtttatttattttttattatgtcatATTACCATATTGAAACAAACGTGAAATATAACAATTGTTCAgagtaaaaataattattaaataaattgtttaaaaacttatcaaacatattatatatgataCGAAAATCAAATATATCaccttaatttattatttcatattattttcgaGTTATGTTGtgtcaagttttattttttgttaacataaaattagttttaaaagaaagaaactgatAGAAAAGCTCGTTCGAAACCTGGTACTGCTCTGCTAGGGCTCTGCGACTCCGATCTCAAATCGGTGGCTATGGCAGGTCGTGGGCGTCCGAGGAAGGTAGCGCAGGGGTCGAGCAAACCTAAAACTGCAATTAAGAAAACCAAGAAGAaagaatcaaaatcaaaatcggCTGTGGGTGTATTACGAACGGAActtgaagaaactgaaattggGATTGACCCGTTGGAGCTTACAGAGGAGGAGGATGAGAACTTTGATGAATTGCAAGGGAGAAGGAGGCTGAGTTCGAATCATGATTTGCTCCAGCCACCACTGTCTCCCCGGTCGTCTTTGCAAGAGATTAAGCGAATGGAGGAGGTGTGCCAAGATTTCAGAAGCTTCCTACATGCTAATGAGAAATGTAACAGTACAGTTGCTCAAGGTAAGAACTCAATTCCTCCAATCCTTCATTCTGCACCTGTTGTTCGTAACCTGGAAAATGTTTTTAAGTCCCCTGTTAGTTCCAGCAAAGTTAAGATTGACTTTGAGGATATTGAAGATGAAGTTAATTTTTGGAAGTCTTCTATAGTGTGTTATGTGCTGGGTTCTAATCCTCCACTGCAGATTCTAGAGGGTTTTGCTAAAAGAATTTGGGCAGATATGGTTGATAGGGTATGTTTGCTTGCATATGGAATTTTCATAATTCGTTTTCACTCTATTGAAGACAGAGACAAAGTAGTGAATGGTGGGTACATTTTCTTTAATAGACGACCAGTTATCATGAAACCGTGGGATCCTAACACAAATTTTAGGAAGGAAGATGTGAAGAACATTCCCATTTGGATTCAATTAGAAGACTTAGACCTCAAGTACTGGGGCCAGAAATCACTATTCAAAATAGTTGGACAGATGGGAAATCCTATAATGGTTGACGAGGTAACAAAAAGCAGAGATCGATTGAATTATCCTCGTGTTTTAGTTGAAGTTAAGATGGACCAAGAACTCCCCACTATGCTGGAATTTGAGGATGAACATGGTATGAACACTTATGTGGGGGTTAAATATGAATGGAAACCTATAAAGTGCACACATTGCTATGGTATGGGTCATGGAGTGGATGATTGCAAGAAGAATTCGAAGCCTAA is part of the Cannabis sativa cultivar Pink pepper isolate KNU-18-1 chromosome 5, ASM2916894v1, whole genome shotgun sequence genome and encodes:
- the LOC115716572 gene encoding uncharacterized protein LOC115716572, with the translated sequence MDQRAHDYYTATYAMTYQQQQQQQQQQQQQRFQYPPQQQHLPLLIPPHPPIQQQQQQPIQQQQQQQRFQYPPQQQQLPLFIPPHRPMQQFPYQVHPHTPSQHPHIGLPLVAPPHPPSNPELHKRIDKLVEYVVKNGPTFEDMIREKQQFNLDYAFLFGGDGHGYYRYKLWLWTRGTALVTNSFVGPLSCQNMPSSVASKQFLPNSVPLLPCQAMNDVKKVSPYPSFPPGLIPGMVKKTQIGSGVPYSSMSPSDIPTAIPPSCITQEELLERVSKFFNDIRQANTSQEPLKFDARDFDDDNERDYKRETSSRKEGVCIPLPPNISGLG